The Malus domestica chromosome 13, GDT2T_hap1 genome includes a window with the following:
- the LOC103430898 gene encoding pentatricopeptide repeat-containing protein At2g34400, translating to MLGAKVPPRLITRRIPFSKTPTHLNPPNPNQSPPLFENILHLLKQCASTKQLKQIHTQMLINSVDKPNFLLPRIIDLKDFTYASLLFSHIPEPNDYAFNVMIRGLTTTWQKYQLTIEFYYQMKSLYLMPNNFTYPFVFIACANLLELNHGRAAHSSVFKTGLDKDGHVSHSLITMYARCGELGFARKVFDEISERDLVSWNSMISGYCKMGCAGDAVQFFCEMRTDGFEPDERTLVTVLGACGDLGDLSLGKWVEGFVVENKLEMNTYVGSALIGMYGKCGDLSSARRVFDSMKKKDLITWNAMISGYAQNGMSDEAMVLFDGMKEAGVNPDKITLVGVLSACASIGALELGKWIDTYATERGLQHEIYVGTALIDMYAKCGSLATALRVFEDMPQKNEVSWNAMISALAFHGRAHEAISLFKRMTEGSASVRPNDITFVGLLSACVHAGLVDKGRQLFNLMSSSFGLVPKIEHYSCMVDLLSRAGLVHEAWDFIQKMPEKPDQVVLGALLGACRKCKNVDVSEQVLQLLLELEPANSGNYVISSKIYANSEMWDDSARMRMLMRQRGVSKTPGCSWIGNEDQLHEFHSGEGSTEILDVIKLLYEDLKIEGYIPNINSV from the exons ATGCTCGGAGCCAAAGTCCCTCCACGCCTCATTACCCGCCGAATCCCTTTTTCAAAAACCCCAACACACCTCAATCCCCCCAACCCAAACCAATCTCCCCCTCTCTTCGAAAACATCTTACACCTCTTGAAACAGTGTGCCTCCACCAAACAGTTGAAGCAAATCCACACCCAAATGCTCATAAACTCCGTCGACAAACCCAACTTCCTCCTCCCCAGAATCATTGACCTCAAAGACTTCACTTATgcctcccttctcttctcccaCATCCCCGAACCCAACGACTACGCCTTCAACGTCATGATCCGCGGCCTGACCACCACATGGCAGAAATATCAGCTTACTATTGAATTCTATTACCAAATGAAGTCTTTGTATTTGATGCCCAATAATTTTACTTACCCGTTTGTGTTCATCGCGTGTGCGAACTTGTTGGAGTTGAATCATGGGCGTGCAGCGCATTCGTCGGTGTTTAAGACTGGGTTGGATAAGGATGGACATGTGAGTCACTCGTTGATTACTATGTATGCAAGGTGTGGTGAGTTGGGTTTCGCACGGaaagtgtttgatgaaatttctGAGAGGGACTTGGTTTCGTGGAATTCAATGATTTCTGGGTATTGCAAGATGGGCTGTGCTGGGGATGCTGTGCAGTTTTTTTGCGAAATGAGGACTGATGGGTTTGAGCCAGACGAAAGGACCTTGGTAACAGTTCTTGGGGCGTGCGGGGACCTGGGTGATTTGAGTTTGGGTAAGTGGGTGGAGGGTTTTGTGGTTGAGAATAAGTTGGAGATGAATACATATGTGGGGTCTGCGTTGATTGGTATGTATGGAAAGTGTGGTGATTTGTCTTCAGCGAGGAGGGTCTTTGACAGCATGAAGAAAAAGGATCTGATAACCTGGAATGCCATGATTTCAGG GTATGCACAAAATGGAATGTCTGATGAGGCAATGGTGCTCTTTGATGGTATGAAAGAGGCAGGTGTCAATCCTGATAAAATCACGTTGGTGGGAGTGTTGTCTGCATGCGCCTCAATTGGTGCCCTAGAATTGGGGAAATGGATCGACACATATGCAACTGAACGAGGCTTACAACATGAGATTTACGTTGGTACTGCATTGATTGACATGTATGCTAAGTGTGGGAGCTTAGCCACTGCTCTGAGAGTTTTTGAAGACATGCCCCAGAAAAATGAGGTTTCTTGGAATGCCATGATATCTGCCCTTGCTTTCCATGGGAGAGCACATGAAGCAATATCCCTATTCAAGCGCATGACAGAAGGTTCTGCATCTGTTCGGCCAAATGACATCACATTTGTAGGATTACTTTCTGCATGTGTTCATGCTGGATTAGTCGACAAGGGTCGTCAGTTATTTAATTTGATGAGCTCGTCATTTGGGCTTGTTCCAAAAATAGAGCATTACTCTTGCATGGTTGACCTTTTGTCACGTGCAGGACTTGTACATGAAGCTTGGGACTTTATTCAGAAAATGCCTGAAAAACCAGATCAAGTTGTACTGGGGGCGTTGCTTGGTGCCTGTAGGAAGTGTAAAAATGTAGATGTCTCCGAGCAGGTATTGCAGTTGCTTCTTGAATTAGAGCCTGCAAATTCTGGAAACTATGTTATCTCATCAAAGATATATGCAAATTCAGAAATGTGGGATGATTCAGCGAGGATGAGAATGTTGATGAGACAAAGAGGTGTCAGTAAGACTCCTGGTTGTAGCtggattgggaatgaggatcaACTTCATGAGTTTCACTCGGGTGAAGGCTCAACAGAGATTCTCGATGTAATTAAATTACTATATGAGGATCTGAAGATTGAAGGTTACATTCCAAACATTAATTCTGTCTAG